ATCTGCCGGATCTTGTGTGTATTTCTTATATTTGTCATAAGTAGTCGGCAAGTATTCCTCCAACTTCTTTTTCTGTTCTGGATTTAAGGTATCAATGGTAATTTGGCTATATTTCTGGActgtttcattaaaaatatctttaccaTAAAATACAGGTAGTttcatatttttcactttattcTCATAAAAAAGTGGACGCCTTTCCTTAAgtatgaaggcaaagctgtggTACTTGGCTAAACTTTGTATTGCTAGCTCTGCGAACTTCAGTGTTATCACTCGTTGATGCGGATACATTGTGAACCCTTTGGCTGCCAAGTTTTCCATTATAATAGTATTTTCATCACTGCTAACATAACTTTTAGCAAGTACATATCTCTCTTCGAAGGGTATGTTGGCTTCTTCTTGTACTTCATTTATTGTTTTATGGAATTCAGAATACATAAATGCTTCTATCTTATATACATTCGATGCGTTCACTACCTTCACTGCTTTACTCATCTCATCAAAGATCTCAGGCTTAGTTTTAGTGAATAATTGTAGTTCTTTATTGCCATTTTTACTTTCACCTCTGATATTTATTTCTCTATATTCGCCGACAaagctattatttatttcaattctCTTGACTTGTATGTGATAAGATATGAAATCTTCGTTCTGAATAATTTTATCTATTGCTTCTTGTAATTTGGGTGGTAGAACGCTTTGTTGACTGTatgacatgtttttttttttctaaaacaaaaatacattgttacGATAAAAGTCTACAAAATAATATGGCGGGCCAAAAATGCTTGCTAATAGAAACGCTTGATATATCTCGTCTCCAAAGCGTTTCATAAATaacttacaaaaaatatattatagatattttacaaataaaatatcaataataaaaGAACTACTCATTGATTCATCCATCAATGCATTTGTGaccactaagttgtcttgtttctatcataccagttaatttttacgcagttgtttttttttaatttaccaaAGCAACGATTCCTATGTAACTGTGTGTGTTTAGAAATGAGTACGGATTACGTCGAGTAAGTTGTTGTTTAATATTCGTGATTTGACGACTTGTGTCATGTCACGAtttttgctgagcgggcgccttatCAACTTGCctctataaaaattaagaacCTAAATGATAAATTCTGAATAAAGTACTTCTATTCTATCTAACGGGCGACGTACAGTCAAATAGGAATCgtcaaaaaaaatctaaaaaagcgCGTTGGGTTCCCATAAAGCGCTCCATCGTAACTAAAATTACATGAAACGATGCATAGTTTCCCTTCACCcatgcgttttttttttcaacattttCGAGAAATAAGGCGTTGCTAGTTGCAAAAATTTTGGTAACCCTGTTATGGATTGCAAAGAAAAGAATGGCGTCATGGGTCCTTTATTTATAAGATATTTATACGATTTCTTAAGATCAAAATATATTAACTTACAATTTTGTTC
The DNA window shown above is from Ostrinia nubilalis chromosome 13, ilOstNubi1.1, whole genome shotgun sequence and carries:
- the LOC135077230 gene encoding uncharacterized protein LOC135077230, which gives rise to MSYSQQSVLPPKLQEAIDKIIQNEDFISYHIQVKRIEINNSFVGEYREINIRGESKNGNKELQLFTKTKPEIFDEMSKAVKVVNASNVYKIEAFMYSEFHKTINEVQEEANIPFEERYVLAKSYVSSDENTIIMENLAAKGFTMYPHQRVITLKFAELAIQSLAKYHSFAFILKERRPLFYENKVKNMKLPVFYGKDIFNETVQKYSQITIDTLNPEQKKKLEEYLPTTYDKYKKYTQDPADIWTLVHGDYKASNVLVKFENGDVIEVIPIDYQLPYYGCSIVDLIYFLISSTDREFRKNYMEHLKNMYHESMKNFLKLFNMDIEKYYPKAEFERLFKERLDFGLMLVLWLLPGALGTRATSRDTEVISDQSKLNDLIQKRLSDIVDDYIQWGYL